The following proteins are co-located in the Oceanimonas sp. GK1 genome:
- the ftsZ gene encoding cell division protein FtsZ, whose protein sequence is MDQFLFEPAEPDCDTIRISVVGVGGCGGNTVNLLAEHSLPAHVSTMAMNTDAKALQQCRVETLQLGRELTRGLGAGAEAEVGRQAAEESEADIRARLQGADLCFITAGMGGGTGTGAAPVVARLAREMNIMTVAIVTRPFGFEGKKRARMAEQGLETLAEHTDALLVLPNDYLLRVLGARTPLLKAFSESSKVIQNAVRGLADIIGQTGLINIDFADVRTIMSQQGKAVMGIGLARGDNKVEEATLQALNNPLLEKVELEGARGVLLNVVASMDIGLDDFQKIGDRVAECVGEDATVVSGITLDPELTDSIQVTMIATGIQPPKETIAPVQPQPQAEAPLQEGLDIPAFLRQRQQ, encoded by the coding sequence CCGAACCCGACTGCGACACCATCCGCATCAGCGTGGTGGGCGTGGGCGGCTGCGGCGGCAACACCGTCAATCTGCTGGCCGAGCACAGCCTGCCGGCCCACGTCAGCACCATGGCCATGAACACCGACGCCAAGGCCCTGCAGCAATGCCGGGTGGAAACCCTGCAACTGGGCCGGGAACTGACCCGGGGCCTCGGCGCCGGCGCCGAGGCGGAAGTGGGCCGCCAGGCCGCGGAAGAAAGCGAAGCCGATATTCGTGCCCGCCTGCAGGGGGCGGATCTGTGCTTTATTACCGCTGGCATGGGCGGTGGCACCGGCACCGGCGCCGCGCCCGTGGTGGCGCGTCTGGCCCGGGAAATGAACATCATGACGGTGGCCATCGTCACCCGCCCCTTTGGCTTTGAGGGCAAAAAGCGCGCCCGCATGGCCGAACAGGGCCTGGAGACCCTGGCCGAGCACACCGACGCCCTGCTGGTGCTGCCCAACGACTACCTGCTGCGGGTGTTGGGTGCGCGCACGCCGTTGCTCAAGGCGTTTTCCGAAAGCAGCAAGGTCATTCAGAACGCGGTGCGCGGCCTGGCGGACATCATTGGCCAGACCGGCCTGATTAACATCGACTTTGCCGACGTGCGCACCATCATGAGCCAGCAGGGCAAGGCGGTGATGGGCATTGGCCTGGCCCGGGGCGACAACAAGGTGGAAGAAGCCACCCTGCAGGCGCTGAACAACCCGCTGCTGGAAAAGGTGGAGCTGGAAGGCGCTCGAGGGGTACTGCTCAACGTGGTGGCCTCCATGGACATCGGCCTCGACGACTTTCAGAAAATCGGCGACCGGGTGGCCGAGTGCGTGGGCGAGGACGCGACCGTGGTGTCGGGTATCACCCTGGATCCGGAGCTGACCGACAGCATTCAGGTCACCATGATCGCCACCGGCATTCAGCCGCCGAAAGAAACCATAGCGCCGGTGCAGCCCCAGCCGCAGGCCGAAGCGCCGCTGCAGGAAGGGCTCGATATTCCCGCCTTTCTGCGCCAGCGCCAGCAGTAG
- a CDS encoding DUF1294 domain-containing protein has product MIRVYAGLALWYGVLSLLTFGVYWWDKRAARLGQWRVSERTLHGLALLGGWPGAWLGQRWLRHKSRKPSFQAVFWLTVLLNLLLPVALWWGRWG; this is encoded by the coding sequence ATGATCCGAGTCTATGCCGGGCTGGCGCTGTGGTATGGGGTGCTCAGCCTGCTCACCTTTGGCGTGTACTGGTGGGACAAGCGCGCCGCCCGGCTCGGCCAGTGGCGGGTGAGTGAACGCACCCTGCACGGGCTGGCGCTGCTGGGCGGCTGGCCCGGGGCCTGGCTGGGCCAGCGCTGGCTCAGGCACAAATCGCGCAAGCCGTCGTTTCAGGCGGTGTTTTGGCTCACGGTGCTGCTCAACCTGCTGCTGCCGGTGGCCCTGTGGTGGGGGCGTTGGGGCTAA
- a CDS encoding DUF3634 family protein yields the protein MFGTLAATSALLFALLYLLRRRQESFCITIHDERLDIKRGHPPQDLLSHCRQMVQEARTLRGTIRGIRRGNEVVLMCSRSIPASYRQDIRLFWQKQTRQ from the coding sequence ATGTTCGGCACACTGGCTGCAACCTCGGCCTTGCTGTTTGCGCTGCTCTATCTGCTGCGCCGGCGCCAGGAAAGTTTCTGCATCACCATTCACGATGAACGCCTCGATATCAAGCGTGGCCATCCTCCCCAGGATCTGCTCAGCCACTGCCGGCAAATGGTGCAGGAAGCCCGAACCTTGAGGGGCACCATTCGCGGCATTCGCCGGGGCAACGAGGTGGTATTGATGTGCTCACGCAGCATTCCCGCCTCCTACCGCCAGGATATTCGCCTGTTCTGGCAAAAGCAGACGCGCCAGTAG
- a CDS encoding choline transporter, giving the protein MTTLLSAGILFTFAAIALILYKWGNIRCIGVTPVRTFTFIAILFTSGLDVGLIMFPLTEFAGYADLAANPEYGFANPLAIEFGFWGFLIWGFYFLTCFYFCVIEPRVGFFELPLVKLINNVVIIGTCAFTAFLLLNNLPWYVPGLGDGETVVASFYLIVLLVIAASVHSSTSLRYVKILSLGTSWLFIGLIVLMWGGAFIGQGGMGAFVETLALVGGYFGNIHHFVLPINDYHEFYLFWWFSWSIMIGQFTARFVGGLRTWQLLAAMLAFPSIAIATWFTVLYYFQDNGLSTAGFYNWAMVIVGISMVVNSLDSLIRLYTDNLGLTVARLGKTRYFLGNLTALAALTLLFRLDFLQIQWVGALVIGLFFACGTYIVASKRDTVLAIAGSPQANRIDYRKIELAN; this is encoded by the coding sequence ATGACCACTCTGTTGTCTGCAGGGATCCTGTTCACCTTCGCCGCCATCGCCCTGATCCTGTACAAATGGGGCAATATTCGCTGCATCGGTGTGACGCCGGTACGCACCTTTACCTTTATCGCCATTCTGTTCACCTCGGGGCTGGACGTGGGCCTGATCATGTTTCCGCTCACCGAGTTCGCCGGTTACGCGGATCTGGCCGCCAATCCCGAATACGGCTTCGCCAATCCCCTGGCCATCGAGTTCGGTTTCTGGGGCTTTTTGATCTGGGGCTTTTATTTTCTCACCTGTTTTTATTTCTGCGTGATCGAGCCCCGGGTCGGCTTTTTCGAACTGCCCCTGGTCAAGCTGATCAACAACGTGGTGATCATCGGCACCTGCGCCTTTACCGCGTTTTTGCTGCTGAACAACCTGCCCTGGTACGTGCCCGGCCTGGGTGACGGCGAAACCGTGGTGGCCAGCTTTTATCTCATCGTGTTGCTGGTGATCGCCGCCTCCGTGCATTCCAGCACCAGCCTGCGCTACGTGAAAATTCTGAGCCTGGGCACCAGCTGGCTGTTCATCGGTCTGATCGTCCTGATGTGGGGCGGCGCCTTTATCGGCCAGGGGGGCATGGGAGCCTTCGTCGAGACCCTGGCACTGGTGGGGGGCTACTTTGGCAACATCCATCATTTTGTGCTGCCCATCAACGACTACCACGAGTTCTATCTGTTCTGGTGGTTCTCCTGGAGCATCATGATCGGCCAGTTCACCGCCCGCTTCGTTGGCGGCCTGCGCACCTGGCAATTGCTGGCGGCCATGCTGGCCTTTCCTTCCATCGCCATTGCCACCTGGTTCACCGTGCTCTACTACTTCCAGGATAACGGCCTGAGCACGGCCGGCTTCTACAACTGGGCCATGGTGATAGTGGGCATCAGCATGGTGGTGAATTCACTGGATTCACTGATCCGCCTCTACACCGACAACCTGGGCCTGACCGTGGCCCGGCTGGGCAAGACCCGTTACTTTCTCGGCAACCTGACCGCCCTGGCGGCCCTGACGCTGCTGTTCCGTCTCGACTTCCTGCAAATTCAGTGGGTCGGCGCCCTGGTCATTGGCCTGTTCTTCGCCTGCGGCACCTATATTGTTGCCAGCAAACGCGACACCGTGCTGGCCATCGCGGGCTCACCCCAAGCCAACCGCATCGACTACCGCAAAATCGAGCTGGCCAACTGA
- a CDS encoding cytochrome b/b6 domain-containing protein, translating to MNTSSSSPVRVWDWSVRLFHWSLPVLLGLLWYYAGEDMDRHMLFAQILMSLLLYRLIWGFVGTPYARFRHFLYHPRHVLAYVRASLSPQKPVYLSHNPLGGLMVLVLLGGLLLQGGTGLFATDDIFYTGPLYDYVSGDTADAMTRWHKRWFYWGLLVLVGLHLLAVLLYRLRGENLVGPMITGRKQAPADRVADHLQQEHAFPWLRFVLTAAMAWGAVEALFRL from the coding sequence ATGAATACATCCTCTTCTTCCCCGGTTCGCGTATGGGACTGGTCGGTTCGCCTGTTTCACTGGAGCCTGCCGGTACTGCTGGGGCTGCTGTGGTACTACGCCGGCGAAGACATGGACCGGCACATGCTGTTTGCCCAAATACTGATGAGCCTGCTGCTGTACCGGCTGATCTGGGGCTTTGTGGGCACCCCCTACGCCCGCTTTCGTCACTTTCTGTACCACCCGCGCCATGTGCTGGCCTATGTGCGCGCCAGCCTGAGCCCGCAAAAGCCGGTGTACCTCAGCCACAACCCCCTGGGCGGCCTGATGGTGCTGGTGCTGCTGGGCGGTTTGCTGTTGCAGGGCGGCACCGGGCTGTTTGCCACCGACGACATTTTCTACACCGGCCCGCTCTACGATTATGTGAGCGGCGACACCGCCGACGCCATGACCCGCTGGCACAAACGCTGGTTTTACTGGGGTCTGCTGGTGCTGGTGGGCCTGCACCTGCTGGCGGTGCTGCTGTACCGGTTGCGGGGAGAAAACCTGGTGGGCCCCATGATCACCGGCCGCAAGCAGGCACCGGCCGACAGGGTCGCCGACCACCTGCAACAAGAGCACGCCTTTCCCTGGCTGCGCTTTGTGCTGACCGCCGCCATGGCCTGGGGCGCGGTGGAAGCCCTGTTCCGGCTGTAA
- a CDS encoding cytochrome c translates to MLKKALIVSTALFAASVSAQAELFKPEDAVKYRQSLYQVMAAQAGVIGGMAKGEIDFDAAALHQRAINLSNAAGLLGETYFPETREVKASNMLAKGWEDREGMQARGKDFGEALQNLVQVSGEAGFDQAQARKAAGELFKTCKGCHDDYRKD, encoded by the coding sequence ATGTTGAAGAAAGCACTGATCGTGAGCACCGCCCTGTTTGCCGCCTCGGTTTCCGCCCAGGCCGAGCTGTTCAAACCCGAAGACGCGGTCAAGTATCGTCAGTCCCTGTATCAGGTGATGGCTGCGCAGGCGGGCGTGATCGGTGGCATGGCCAAGGGCGAGATCGACTTTGACGCCGCCGCCCTGCACCAGCGTGCCATTAACCTGAGCAACGCCGCCGGCCTGCTGGGAGAAACCTATTTCCCCGAAACCCGTGAAGTGAAGGCGAGCAACATGCTGGCCAAGGGCTGGGAAGACCGGGAAGGCATGCAGGCCAGGGGCAAGGACTTTGGTGAGGCGCTGCAGAACCTGGTGCAGGTATCCGGCGAAGCGGGCTTTGATCAGGCCCAGGCCCGCAAGGCCGCCGGCGAGCTGTTCAAAACCTGCAAGGGCTGCCACGACGACTACCGCAAGGATTGA
- a CDS encoding delta-class carbonic anhydrase — translation MHAATLFTLATAVLTPSVVMADVFKGPVSDEVIAQQRQQLSQNTRDQGIGPQSPRDIDRLEGRNPVIFSPAPPASQMNLCNIHFHKNAEHKGGEFTLFAGNGDGRGYHGGYRYSGLLSEQELAPVQGEICPSRHGGLYPGDTIEVHYVHSSARVSPGPTLGACLSEAGQNPQLRVEAQVYVLVNDAGAADFAELAAHGVRNGRHQGLNIPANTGVPVQYAGSTTGPAYNEKGSPFQVTWRVRPEVLKVNIASVGEWCRQNDFNEDHAHGVRNLVTNPELLSDGRF, via the coding sequence ATGCACGCAGCGACGCTTTTCACACTGGCTACCGCCGTGTTGACCCCCTCGGTCGTGATGGCTGACGTGTTCAAGGGACCGGTTTCGGACGAGGTGATTGCGCAGCAACGTCAGCAGTTGTCGCAAAACACCCGCGATCAGGGTATTGGCCCCCAATCGCCCCGGGACATCGACCGGCTGGAAGGCCGCAACCCGGTCATCTTCAGCCCGGCACCGCCGGCCAGCCAGATGAATTTGTGCAACATTCACTTTCACAAGAACGCCGAGCACAAGGGCGGTGAATTCACGTTGTTTGCAGGTAACGGCGATGGCCGGGGTTATCACGGTGGTTATCGTTACTCGGGTTTGCTGAGCGAGCAAGAGCTGGCGCCGGTGCAGGGCGAGATCTGCCCGAGCCGCCACGGCGGGCTTTACCCCGGCGATACCATTGAAGTGCACTATGTGCATTCCAGCGCCCGGGTTTCACCCGGACCGACGCTGGGTGCCTGTCTGAGCGAGGCCGGGCAGAACCCGCAACTGCGGGTGGAAGCCCAAGTCTATGTGCTGGTGAATGATGCCGGCGCCGCCGACTTTGCCGAGCTGGCCGCCCACGGGGTTCGCAACGGGCGTCATCAGGGCCTGAATATTCCCGCCAACACCGGGGTGCCGGTGCAGTATGCCGGCTCCACCACAGGTCCGGCCTACAACGAAAAGGGCTCGCCCTTTCAGGTGACCTGGCGGGTGCGCCCTGAGGTGCTCAAGGTCAACATCGCCTCCGTGGGCGAGTGGTGCCGGCAGAACGACTTTAACGAAGATCACGCCCACGGCGTGCGGAATCTGGTGACCAACCCCGAGCTGCTGTCCGACGGCCGTTTCTGA
- a CDS encoding endonuclease/exonuclease/phosphatase family protein → MQKIRIASFNVALDRSAPGALAAEIANGSPQLRHIAAMVQQVRPDILLLNEFDHDGDASDSGHLTAFAEAYLAAGEGGIDYPCRYLAPVNTGLPGPLALNGGLVPVLPQDGLGFGTFHGQYGFAILSRLPLELDRLRSFRRFLWQHMPGARLPRMDGRPYYPPEVLAFLPLSSKNHLDLPVRLPGGRVLHLLACHPAPPIDEGPERRNSCRNHDELRLWHDYIRPGRGDYLEDDNGRRGGLDAGADFVILGDLNADPVDGNGFRTGIRALLADPRLNQAVSRGRLRPASAGAVRLRPPEPRRGPARLWTHINGLRLDYVLPAATLTALASGVLWPVPEQDEAGWFWRRNGRPARRSLGSDHRLVWVDIAL, encoded by the coding sequence GTGCAAAAAATACGAATCGCCAGCTTTAATGTGGCGCTGGATCGCAGCGCCCCCGGCGCCCTGGCCGCCGAGATAGCAAACGGCAGCCCGCAGCTGCGCCATATCGCCGCCATGGTGCAGCAGGTGCGGCCGGATATTCTGTTGCTGAACGAGTTCGATCACGACGGCGACGCCAGCGACAGCGGCCACCTGACGGCCTTTGCCGAGGCTTACCTGGCGGCAGGCGAAGGCGGCATTGATTATCCCTGCCGCTATCTGGCGCCGGTTAACACCGGCCTGCCGGGCCCGCTGGCCCTGAATGGCGGCCTGGTGCCGGTATTGCCTCAGGACGGCCTGGGCTTTGGCACCTTTCACGGCCAGTATGGCTTTGCCATTTTGTCCCGTTTGCCACTGGAACTGGACCGGTTGCGCAGTTTTCGCCGCTTTTTATGGCAGCACATGCCCGGGGCCCGGCTGCCCCGGATGGATGGCCGGCCTTACTATCCGCCCGAGGTGCTGGCGTTTCTGCCGCTGTCTTCCAAGAACCACCTGGATCTGCCGGTGCGCCTGCCCGGCGGCCGGGTGCTGCACCTGCTGGCCTGTCATCCGGCACCGCCCATCGACGAGGGCCCGGAGCGGCGCAATAGCTGCCGTAATCACGACGAGCTCAGGCTCTGGCACGACTATATTCGTCCGGGCCGGGGAGATTACCTGGAGGACGACAATGGCCGACGGGGCGGCCTGGACGCCGGTGCCGACTTTGTGATCCTGGGGGATCTGAACGCGGATCCGGTGGACGGCAACGGCTTTCGAACCGGGATCCGCGCCTTGCTGGCGGATCCCCGGCTGAATCAGGCGGTCAGCCGGGGGCGGCTGCGGCCGGCTTCGGCAGGAGCGGTGCGCTTGCGGCCCCCTGAGCCGCGCCGGGGCCCGGCCCGTCTGTGGACCCACATTAACGGGCTGCGGCTGGATTATGTGCTGCCCGCCGCCACGCTCACGGCCCTCGCCAGCGGGGTGCTCTGGCCGGTGCCGGAGCAGGATGAGGCCGGCTGGTTCTGGCGCCGTAACGGCCGTCCGGCGCGGCGCTCGCTGGGCTCGGATCACCGGCTGGTGTGGGTGGATATCGCCCTGTGA
- the gltS gene encoding sodium/glutamate symporter, producing MNVISFDVMTTTTLAALLLMLGMYLQRRIPVLHQLCVPAPVIGGFGFAVFAWLARDWAQVEITFDLALQSPLMIAFFATVGLGGSLALLKKGGKVLGVYLVACWLLALLQNGIGIGMASALGEHPLLGLMAGAVSLEGGFGAAAAFGPEAEALGVTGATTAALAAATFGMVAGGLLGAPVARLLIKRHKVTIEAEQVHELEALKEAEKPSREPVTGTLLLKSVAVVLCTMVAGLWLSGNLREHFDIILPSYVGAMFVAIVLRNLNEVVRLLPLSDSANNVVGDFCLGIFLTMAMMSLKLWQLADLGGTLIIILAVQTLAIILLAYFLMFRLMGGNYDAAVLCAGFVGHGLGATPNAVANMGAVCDRYRVFSHKAFIIAPLCGAVLIDIVAIPAITWCLNVFG from the coding sequence ATGAACGTGATTTCATTCGATGTGATGACCACCACCACCCTGGCGGCCCTGTTGCTGATGCTGGGCATGTACCTGCAGCGACGCATCCCCGTGCTGCACCAGCTGTGCGTGCCGGCCCCGGTGATCGGCGGCTTTGGCTTTGCCGTGTTCGCCTGGCTGGCCCGGGATTGGGCCCAGGTGGAAATCACCTTCGATCTGGCGCTGCAAAGCCCGCTGATGATCGCCTTTTTCGCCACCGTGGGCCTGGGCGGCAGCCTGGCCCTGCTGAAAAAGGGCGGCAAGGTGCTGGGCGTTTACCTGGTCGCCTGCTGGTTGCTGGCACTGCTGCAGAACGGCATCGGCATTGGCATGGCCTCGGCGCTGGGCGAGCATCCCCTGCTGGGGCTGATGGCTGGTGCGGTGTCGCTGGAAGGCGGCTTTGGCGCTGCCGCCGCCTTTGGCCCCGAGGCCGAGGCCCTGGGGGTGACCGGTGCTACCACGGCGGCGCTGGCGGCGGCGACCTTTGGTATGGTGGCCGGCGGCCTGCTGGGCGCGCCGGTGGCCCGGCTGCTGATCAAGCGCCATAAGGTGACCATTGAGGCGGAGCAGGTGCATGAGCTGGAAGCGCTGAAAGAAGCGGAAAAGCCCAGCCGTGAGCCGGTGACCGGCACCCTGCTGCTGAAGAGCGTGGCCGTGGTGTTGTGTACCATGGTGGCGGGGCTGTGGCTGAGCGGCAACCTGCGCGAACACTTCGACATAATTCTGCCGTCTTACGTGGGGGCCATGTTTGTGGCCATCGTGCTGCGCAACCTGAATGAGGTGGTGCGTCTGCTGCCGCTGTCCGACAGCGCCAACAATGTGGTGGGGGATTTTTGCCTGGGCATTTTCCTGACCATGGCGATGATGTCGCTGAAACTGTGGCAGCTGGCGGATCTGGGCGGCACGCTGATTATCATTCTGGCGGTTCAGACCCTGGCTATCATTTTGCTGGCCTATTTCCTGATGTTCCGGCTGATGGGCGGCAACTACGATGCCGCCGTGCTCTGCGCCGGTTTCGTGGGCCATGGCCTGGGGGCCACGCCCAATGCGGTGGCCAACATGGGCGCGGTGTGCGACCGCTACCGAGTGTTCTCCCACAAGGCCTTTATCATAGCGCCGCTGTGTGGCGCCGTGCTGATCGACATTGTGGCCATTCCCGCCATTACCTGGTGCCTGAACGTGTTCGGCTGA
- a CDS encoding IclR family transcriptional regulator yields the protein MAEKTPSQDKVFALLSALAVAAEPLTARTLAERTGQPLSSTYRYLAVLTRWSLVQERHSGHYAPGPMAVQLAAGFEQHNSVLTWARPLLSELAVRTGESAALMMLSGRRALCVEMIDSSQALRCCYQKGHSQPLLRGASAKALLAFAEPSLREAVLAGLRPAEQAALETELAAVREQGYAVSEGEIDPNIWGVSVPVLSSREHLLGGISLMAPAERVGPAAGQWIRWTCDAAQRLGAMSY from the coding sequence ATGGCTGAAAAAACACCATCCCAGGACAAGGTATTTGCGCTGCTGTCGGCCCTGGCCGTGGCGGCCGAGCCGCTGACGGCCCGGACCCTGGCCGAGCGCACCGGCCAGCCGCTGTCGAGCACCTACCGCTATCTGGCGGTGCTGACGCGCTGGTCATTGGTGCAGGAACGCCACAGTGGCCATTACGCCCCCGGCCCCATGGCGGTACAGCTGGCGGCGGGCTTTGAGCAGCACAACAGCGTGCTGACCTGGGCCCGGCCTCTGCTCAGCGAGCTGGCGGTGCGCACCGGGGAAAGTGCCGCCCTGATGATGCTGTCGGGCCGCCGTGCCCTGTGCGTGGAAATGATCGACAGCTCCCAGGCCTTGCGCTGCTGCTACCAGAAGGGCCATTCCCAGCCGCTGCTGCGCGGTGCCAGTGCCAAGGCGCTGCTGGCCTTTGCCGAGCCTTCGCTGCGCGAGGCGGTACTGGCGGGCCTGCGGCCTGCCGAACAGGCGGCGCTTGAGACCGAGCTGGCAGCCGTGCGCGAGCAGGGGTACGCGGTGTCGGAAGGGGAGATAGACCCCAACATCTGGGGCGTGAGCGTGCCGGTGCTGAGCAGCCGGGAGCACCTGCTGGGCGGCATCAGCCTGATGGCGCCGGCAGAGCGGGTGGGGCCCGCCGCCGGCCAGTGGATTCGCTGGACCTGTGACGCCGCCCAACGCCTGGGCGCCATGAGTTACTGA
- a CDS encoding universal stress protein, whose product MYQHIMIPVDLAHKERLEKALNTGADLARLYDIPVCYVGVSSNAPGEVAHNPQEFEQKLKHFASEQAAKHRLREVSSKACISHDPAVDLDKTLLAAVKESGADLVVMASHVPGLAEHLFASNAGYIAKHAEVSVLVVR is encoded by the coding sequence ATGTACCAGCACATCATGATTCCAGTGGATCTGGCCCACAAAGAACGGCTGGAAAAAGCCCTGAACACCGGCGCCGACCTGGCCCGGCTGTACGACATTCCCGTGTGTTACGTCGGCGTGTCTTCCAACGCCCCCGGTGAGGTGGCCCACAACCCTCAGGAGTTTGAACAGAAGCTGAAGCACTTCGCCAGCGAGCAGGCGGCCAAACACCGGTTACGTGAGGTAAGCAGCAAGGCCTGCATCAGTCACGATCCGGCCGTCGATCTGGACAAAACCCTGCTGGCAGCGGTGAAGGAAAGCGGTGCCGATCTGGTGGTAATGGCCTCACACGTGCCCGGCCTGGCCGAACACCTCTTTGCCTCCAACGCCGGTTACATTGCGAAGCATGCCGAGGTGTCGGTGCTGGTGGTGCGCTAG
- a CDS encoding DUF3047 domain-containing protein: MRCRVFVMLLLLLAVPARALTFTPADMLGWQQERFEGRTDYRLVLVPELQRRVLRAESRGAASGLVYEGRIDLQATPWLRWQWRVERFPAVGNEREKAGDDFALRVYVVVRDGWTRFSSKAISYVWTKQMPAGRVWPNPFAGDKAMMLALQQGSKPGWAQEKRNLKDDLRRLFGKDFRYLEAVAIMTDADNGGGTAIGYYDSLMFSAH; encoded by the coding sequence ATGCGATGTCGTGTGTTTGTCATGTTGTTGCTGCTGCTGGCGGTGCCGGCCCGAGCACTGACCTTTACCCCGGCCGACATGCTGGGCTGGCAGCAGGAGCGTTTTGAGGGGCGCACCGACTACCGGCTGGTGCTCGTGCCCGAACTGCAGCGGCGAGTGCTCAGGGCCGAGAGCCGGGGGGCGGCCTCGGGATTGGTTTACGAAGGGCGTATCGATCTGCAGGCCACGCCCTGGCTGCGCTGGCAATGGCGGGTAGAGCGGTTTCCGGCGGTGGGTAATGAACGAGAAAAGGCCGGTGACGATTTTGCGCTTCGGGTCTATGTGGTGGTGCGCGACGGCTGGACCCGGTTCAGCAGCAAGGCCATCAGTTATGTGTGGACTAAACAAATGCCGGCGGGGCGGGTCTGGCCCAATCCCTTCGCCGGCGACAAGGCCATGATGCTGGCATTGCAACAGGGTTCAAAGCCGGGCTGGGCGCAGGAAAAACGCAACCTCAAGGACGACTTGCGACGGCTGTTCGGCAAGGACTTTCGATACCTTGAGGCGGTGGCCATCATGACCGATGCCGACAACGGCGGCGGTACCGCCATCGGTTATTACGACAGCCTGATGTTCAGTGCGCACTAG
- the hutG gene encoding formimidoylglutamase yields MKQTTYKLADMNLWQGRVDTDEGPLALRWHQQVQSLAGASPAGVALLGFCSDAGVRRNQGNPGAAMGPKALRAAAANLSWHGKHALYDAGDVVCHEDELEQAQSLYAEQVARLLGAGHRVVGLGGGHEIAYGSFTGLMRHLQDRRALPRVGIINFDAHLDLRRSARASSGTPFNQCALLCEQLGIPFHYTCIGVSRYHNTAALFERAEQLNTRIVLDEQLAGWNPVPLFDALDQALAEVDVIYLTICLDVLPASLAPGVSAPAVRGMDMGLLEAAIDRILASNKVMMADIAELNPARDHQSLTARVAARLLARLTG; encoded by the coding sequence ATGAAGCAAACCACCTACAAACTGGCCGACATGAACCTGTGGCAGGGCCGGGTCGATACCGACGAGGGCCCCCTGGCCTTGCGCTGGCACCAGCAGGTGCAGTCGCTGGCCGGTGCGTCTCCGGCCGGGGTGGCGCTGCTTGGCTTTTGCAGCGATGCCGGGGTGCGCCGCAACCAGGGCAACCCCGGTGCCGCCATGGGCCCCAAGGCGTTGCGTGCCGCCGCCGCCAATCTGTCGTGGCATGGTAAGCATGCGCTCTACGACGCCGGTGACGTGGTCTGCCATGAAGACGAACTGGAGCAGGCCCAGTCGCTCTATGCCGAGCAGGTGGCCCGGTTGCTGGGCGCCGGTCACCGGGTGGTGGGTCTGGGCGGCGGCCATGAAATTGCCTATGGCAGCTTTACCGGCCTGATGCGGCACCTGCAGGACAGGCGGGCCTTGCCCCGGGTGGGCATCATCAACTTCGATGCCCACCTGGATCTGCGCCGCTCCGCCCGGGCCAGCTCCGGCACCCCCTTTAACCAGTGCGCGCTGTTGTGCGAGCAACTGGGCATTCCCTTTCATTACACCTGCATTGGCGTCAGCCGCTACCACAATACGGCGGCGCTGTTTGAACGGGCCGAGCAGCTGAACACCCGCATTGTGCTGGATGAGCAGTTGGCCGGCTGGAATCCGGTGCCGTTGTTTGACGCACTGGATCAGGCGCTGGCCGAGGTGGACGTGATCTACCTGACCATCTGCCTGGATGTGTTGCCTGCCAGCCTGGCACCCGGCGTGAGCGCGCCGGCGGTGCGGGGCATGGACATGGGTCTGCTGGAAGCGGCAATCGACCGCATTCTTGCCAGCAACAAGGTGATGATGGCCGATATTGCCGAGCTCAATCCGGCCCGTGATCACCAGTCACTCACGGCCCGCGTGGCCGCCCGCCTGTTGGCAAGATTAACCGGCTGA